From Candidatus Cybelea sp.:
GTCGGTGGAAGGAGCTAGGAAGATGTCCGATCCTCAATTCAAAGAAGTCGAAGATAAGATGCATAAGTGCGTCGAGGCGACGCGAGGTGAGTTTGCCTCGATTCGTACCGGCAGAGCCTCGCCGGCGCTGCTCGACCGGCTCGTCGTCGAGGCCTACGGGCAGCCGGTGCCGCTCAAACAAGTCGCCGGCGTCTCGACGCCCGATTCCCGGACGCTGCTGATCTCCGCGTGGGACAAAGGGGTCGTGCCCGAAATCCGCAAGGCGATCGACAAGAGCGATCTCGGCCTGACGCCCAACGTCGACGGCACTTCCGTTCGCCTGGTGATCCCGCCGCTCAACGAAGAACGGCGCAAAGACCTGGCAAAGCTCATTAAGAAGAAGGCGGAGGACGGCCGGGTGGCGGTTCGCAACGTGCGCCATCACGCGCACGACGATCTGAAAGGGCAGCTCAAATCTTCGGCGATCACCGAGGACGACAACAAGCGGCTGCAAGAGTCGCTGCAGCGGCTGACCGACCGGTACGTCAAGGAGATCGACGCACTGGTCGTCGCCAAAGAAAAAGAGATCATGGAAGTGTGAGCGAGGACCTGATATTGATGCCGGAGGTGCAGGCTCGCCGCGCGCTCGATGCCCGGCACGTACGGCTGGCGGTCCTTTCCCCGGCGGGAGCGTGGATCGGCGCCGGCGCGTTGCGCGTGCTTCGCATAAACGTTCGCGACGACGGTTCCGCCGACGTGACGGCCGGCTACGAGTCGTACCTCCAGCTATGACGATTTCACTCGCGCGAAGCGCCGCCCCGTCGCTCTCCGGGGGATCGCCGCCGCGCCACGTTGCGATCATCATGGACGGAAACCGGCGCTGGGCCAAGGAGCGTGGTCTTCCGGCCATCGAGGGCCATCGCCG
This genomic window contains:
- the frr gene encoding ribosome recycling factor gives rise to the protein MSDPQFKEVEDKMHKCVEATRGEFASIRTGRASPALLDRLVVEAYGQPVPLKQVAGVSTPDSRTLLISAWDKGVVPEIRKAIDKSDLGLTPNVDGTSVRLVIPPLNEERRKDLAKLIKKKAEDGRVAVRNVRHHAHDDLKGQLKSSAITEDDNKRLQESLQRLTDRYVKEIDALVVAKEKEIMEV